The DNA segment tcagcttccatccattagtggcgcaggcaattttatttatagtggtagtcatattagggcccatatcaccacccaagtgtatctttggtgtaacaacctagaatctgggtatcatagtgacatATAGGTGactttaaatcactcgacaaatggcaaagtaagtACATGACCCATTGTAACTATTCCAGACTGATGAGAACTCCAAACAAATGAGTGTATTGATGGAGAAGATCACGATGTGCAGAACACGGAGGAATACCTTGGCTCAGCACACCCACAATGCACAGGGAACAGTGGGtgacagccagccaaccaacaaAGAGGGTGAGAACAGGAGTACAGTTGGGAAAATTAATCTGCTATATGGAATGCATGAACAAAAACCAAAAACTAATGAACTATTCTGAAAACATTGAAATGTTAATCtttatggggaaaaaaatagcactgacacatatatacacagttTTGAGTTTTCCTCACTCAGGCTTATACCAAGTTAGAGTTTTGTCAATAATACGTACATCACAGATGAAAGGACAGTAGGTAATGGTTTCAGGCTAGATAGAAATAGATTTAAAAAAGAGTTGGAACGATTTAATTCCTCAGAACAATAGGAATGGAATATAATCACTGACCATGGTGTTAGTGCTAAGTCAGGTTTGAATGATCTTTTGATGAATTTTGGGAGGGAAAATTTGTTTAGGATGCAGGACAGTTCTCAAGTTCCTCATTTTGAAGATTTTGCTTGGAGTTCAGTGGTTTTCCGGTCTctcagttaaccccttcagtactgtgacagattttttccttgagttttgtacacaattaaacaattttattgacattaggaaggatctatggagggtagaagattaatggtcacagtcttctctattttaatccccgcataagtttctgaagctatataaaatcaccaagttgcaaccagaatcaatatggaaatgtatcatggtactgaagaggttgatgcAGAAATAAGGATATTTGTATTAAAAGTAATTGAGTTTTCCATAGTCTTAAATTTTTTTCCAGGTTTGTCTAGATCTTGCAAGCGGCGGCGTTCCCAGACTGAGCCAACCAGTAAGGAGTCTGTGCCTTCATCTTTCCGCCGTTCTCGTTTGTCCATATCTTCCTCAGCCAAGCGACGCAGGTGAGGGGATGCATCCctttcaataccgggacacatttttaccttgagatttgtgtatgattaaaccatttaattaacattaggaaggatctatggaggtcaaaagacttcactatttcattccctcacacaagtttctgaagctgtataaaatcatcaaatagtgaacagaatgaatatggaacacATAtgatactgaaagagttaaagtgTGTAACTGTGCTTTTATTCCAGTgtgatattatgcatgtgtttgtatttttgtaattgcttttttgttgattttctccCACTGTCTTGTGATTTATTGAATTTTGTTGTCTAGTTGTACTGTTTGGTTGCCCTATTTCCtctagcaatctctctctctctctctctctctctctctctctctctctctctctctctctctctctctctctctttcctctcctttctcctctcccctgcaGCTGCACCTTGAACATTACAGTGAGTCCCGCCACGTCATGCCGGTGTTCGAGACTTTGCAATGTTGGTTGGTGTCCGGCCTCGCTAATGAGCCTTGCTGCCCACTCCTGGACCTTGTTCAGTAGCTCCAGATGCATGCTGGCTGCGCCATCCCGCGCTAAACACACGTATTCTAGGGACAAGCGAACCTGGGCTTTGTAGAGGACTTCCATTCCCCTGCTGTCCAGGAGATGTGACATCCTTCTCAGGGATGTCAGCTTCCTGAGGCTTCCATGGCGAGCTGCTCTATGTGGGATCTGAAGGTCAACTTCTTGTCGTAAGTGGcccccagcacctccacctcatCCTGCGGAGTCAGCGTGTCGCCTTGGAAGACAAGGCGAGGGGCGGTCCTGCATCTGGAGATGGCGAGTAGCTGTGTCTTATGTGCAGCAAACTGAACCTGCCACTTTTTGCCCCATGCTGCGATGCGGCTCAGTGTGGCGTTCAGCATGCTGACGGCAGCGTCTTCTTCCTCAGGTCCGTAGCAAAGAGACAGGGTGAGGTCATCCGCGTATGCTCTCGTGCTCGGGACGAGGTGCAGCAGGTCGTTATATAAACGTTCCAGAGCAGGGGACCAAGGCAGCTACCCTGAGGGACATCCACTCTAATGGGCTGAAGCCTAGAATCACGCCCATTGACGGTCACTTTGAAGTGTCTGTCCCTCAGGTAACTCTCAAGGAGATTAAGGAGCGGCCCGTCCACACCAACAGCATGCAGCTTCGTGACGAGCGCAGAATGCCAAACTTTGTCAAAGGCCCCTTCAATGTCAAGAGCGACGACAAGGGTGGCCTTGCCCTTGTCCAAGGTAGCACTTCACTCACTCGAGAGTTGCAGGTGCAGGTCTGCCGCCGACCTCCCCTGCCTGAAACCGAACTGCCTGGTGCTCAGCAGGTGGTGCCTCTCAAGATGCTGCATAAGTCTCGAGGCCACTATAGTTTCTAACACTTTACTGAGCACCGGCAGCAGGGACACTGGACAGTAATTTTTAGTTTCAGTTTTTGAGTTTTTCTTGTGAAGCGGCACCACACTACTTTCTTCTCACAAGGCAGGCCATGTGCTACTCCTTAAACTATGATTGAAGATGGCGGCGAGAGGGCGCGCCAACTCCTCAGCACACTGCCAAAGTAGGCAGGGGCTGATGCTGTCAGGTCACACTGCCTTCTTGTCATCCAGGTCTCTGAGTAGCACTTTCACTTCTGCTTCACTGGTTTCTACACTTATGAGTTTTCAGTCACTATCTGCGGCAGCATCTGAGGCGTTCTGTCAGGTTCAGGAATGCACATTTTTGTAGTGAAGTGGGCAGCGAGGAGGTTCGCCTTGTCTCTGGCAGTTTGAGCCACACTACTGTCTGGCCAGGTGAGAAAAGGCACTGAACACCCTCACGTCTCACCCTGCTGCTCCTTGACGAAGCTCCACCAACGTTTGCACCCGACCTGACCACCTCTCAGTTTGCTCCTTATGTTTGCCTTCCACTCATCCCTGGCCCACACCTGAGTGGCTGTCATGCGTGCTGTAGCCTCCCTGTGCCTTTGCCTGGTTCTGGCATTGGGATGCCTCTTTAAAGCACGCCAGGCACGGTACTTGGCCTCAGCGGCAGCACGGCACTCTAGGCCAAACCAGGGCTGCTCAGATGCTTTGGTGGTGTGGTTGGAGTAAGGCACCCAGCTGAGCTGAAGGGCGTGGagtagctttctctctctctctctctctctctctctctctctctctctctctctctctctctctctctctctctctctctctctctctctctctctctctctctctctctctctctctctctctctctctctctctctctctctctctctctctcttccaaagaGTCTTGCTAAACACTAATGTTCAATGTACAGTGTAAATGATGCTTCTTGTACTTGTGactataattttcttctctttctgtcagGCAAAGTGTGGTGGTGACTCCTTCTGCCCCAGCACCACCTCTCAGGTCTTCCTCGCTTCAGAGGCAGTCATGTAGCACTCCATCTAAGACACCAGCACTCATtaatttcaccaccacaaccacatcctCCACAACCAATGCACTGTTCACTATTGGCTGTGGGAACAAGAAAGATGCTGTAGAAGGAGTACAAAATGGCAAACCAGGTGAGTTATTTGAACTTTGAGCTGCTGTGATTTACAAGCAGCAGTACAAATGATAACTGTTGATTTATTCCTCTTTGATACCTTGCCCCCTGCAGAATAAATAAGCAAGTGTTTTATGAATGTAAGATGGGGAATTGGCCTAGGGCAACTAAGGCTGTCAGGCTGAAGCTGGATTTTCTGGAACATTTATTGTAGGGATTGTgctatattgttttcttttccatcacaaTCTTGAGTGCACAGGAGAAATGCAACATGGACAAACTTCATTGTTTGTGATTATTCTAACAAGAACGTTTGATTTCTTATATCTTTCATCACCTGTTCTTTCCCACAGGCACTCATAGTAAGGATAAATTAGCCATCTTGTTTCaattaaagtaatgaaaatacaattcacaacatctttattttctcttcgtttttgtAAGACAACCAAGAAATGGATGTCAGTTATCCTCTTTTAATTATACAAACAAAAATTCTAGATTCATTGCATGTTTAACAGTCTTCCTTTCCCCACAGGCACTCAAGACAAAGCAGCATCAGCTATTCCACGTTTCATGTCCTACGCTCGTCGCTTGAAGGTACCAAACTTTGCACGCATTCACGAACAAGCCTTTCAGCGCATGGACAGCCTGGATGATTATGTTGGGAAGCGCAGGGCTCGACATGACACTTTGGGTAGCACCACCAAGAAAAAGCAGGTTTGTTTATTGAATTcttaaacaaaatagaaattgagaggaaaaataagaagcagACTAAAAGTGTATGATAAAAAGGAGAGGTGAAAATTAAATGTGTATCAaatgtgaaagaggaggaaaattattagGAGACAAGCAGAATGATTAgaagtgaaaataagagaaatatatatatcataaattaaatgaaagaagaaaaataagtgtaTTAGATCTAAGAGGAGAAACAATTAGCAGTATGCCTTTGTGTTTACAGGATCTCCTTCATTGCCTTTGAATATACTTGATACTAATCTACTTTTTCTgcacctttcctttcatctttcctgtaGTGCTATGTAACCTTTGATTTCTAGCTCATTTAACTTTCCATTCTGAACAGTAGAAAGCAAAAGTGTTCCAGCCAAGTATCATATATAATCTGACCTTTTGCCTTCCCCTTAGTGATGTCTGTCAGATTAATTTAATttgtcattcactcactcattctttatctcagcAAGACAAAGCAGAAGTGTTCCAACCAAGTGTCACAAGTGTCAAGAATCTGAACTTCAACTTTACTGGTGAGACATCtgattatcttccttttccattcatttcttttaattgtatttacagtgtttgaaaaaaaaatatatatatgaaaatgcatTAGACTGAATGCCCTGTGATGACAATATTGATTTGTTCCTTCTCATATTTCAGGAGAGTCAGCAGCTGAAGTTCATGATGAAACCAAGGCTTCTCAAACTGTAATTAAGCACAGGACTGCCCCCAGCCATTCACAACCCAGAGATACAATGATCAAGAGTTCAAAGAAGTCTGTAAATACTCCACAAGATGCCAGGGTGTCAAGAAGAATTACCCAGGAAGTCAAGCCAGCCAATGTCTTCACTTCCTCAGCCAAGAAAAGTGTGGCAAGGAAGTCACCAAGACTGTCTTGTAAACCTCCCCTAAATAGTGCACACAAGATTTCTCCAAGGCAAGCTCTCAAGACACCATTAAATCTAGGAAAGGAATGTCAGAATCAAAAGCAGAGCCATGAAATGTCTCCCAAAACAGAGGATAACACTCTCCCCACAACAGGGCGGAAGTTGAGGACAGGTGATAGGCCTAAGGCATCACCAAGGCTCACCAAGAAAATCCCAACAGTGACCTTTCCCGCATTTGGTTCACACCTGAAGGAGAACTGTTGTCCAGGTGAGCTACAGTTTTGTGTTGACATCCATTTATTGATCTATTATGAAACAAATACATATATGTTTATGGAAACTGACTACTtgtaaaaaaattttttggAAATTCTTTCCTCTGTACCAGTAATTTTTATCTTAATTACAATAACACTATTGATTAGGTCCTAATGAGGCTGACAGTCCTGCCTCTGTCCGCAAGAGGATGCAAGATTACTCTAAAAGTGTTGCTGCCTCTGCAAGATCCTATGTTCCTTATAAAGGTGGTGTGAAACCAATGAAACAACGTGACAACCTCAAGAACTTGGCTCAACGGAAACACAATGTGAAATCTAGGTAAGATTTTAACTGATTGTTCACCTTTCTTCATTGGTTGACTTGAGGATTTACTCTTCTTGGGATACAAATATACTGGTTTAGAATGATACAATCTTTGCATTTTGGTGTGGCTTATATAAcctttgctgttgttattgcatTGTTATTCTGCTTACATGAAGTGAGGAATGCTAGATGGTGTGACACAGTACAAACtcaaacttttcctttctcttcatgtgGAATTAGTAACTAAAAGTGTGaatgatatatgtgtgtgtgctttgattAAACCACCCTGTTTGATATATAAGTAACTAGTAACTTTACTAGAGTAGAAAATTTAACCTTGTTGAATGaacattattcttgttttattgtaGCAAAGAGATCCGGGAGGGACAGAAGAACATTTTGAAAGGAGTGCGATTGAACAAGAGGTTTGAGCTTCAGATGGCAAATAGAGGGATCAAGCTGTAGTTTTTGGTAAGGCAGAGTCTGGTTTGCTTATAGAGATTGCAGGAGTCTCACTTGTCAACCAAAACAAGGTCTCTTATATTGAAATTAGTCTTAAATGTCTTTGATGTTTTCCATCTGTTGCATGGTCATGAGCTAGTTTGAAATGTAGTCACAATATTTCTTGCCCGTCACAAAGGTAACTTAATGGTTGAAATGATAGAATTGGCAGCCattcttctttgtgtttactTCTTCACTGAGACAGGTTTGATATCTTGTCTTGGCCACCACTCCCTTTAATGGGGATCTGTATTCTGGTTATTGTTCCTTCATGTGTTGTTGTAATGCTGGACTTGTCTAAATTGATACAAGTACTCGTGTTGTATTATTGTGGTATTTTatatacaaaggaacataacTGCTGCAAGTTTTGAATAATTTAAGGGATTAGTTTTCATCATTTAAGGAGTGTCTTTTAGAATATTGTCTGTACTTATAAACATATAACTGGGCTATCTCCTTTTCATGGAAAATCAGCCTGGTatagcctatatatatatatatatatatatatatatatatatatatatatatatatatatatatatatatatatatatatatatatatatatatatgtttcatCAGTTTCCTCTTCCCATTGGTTAGCCTTTCATTTAATTAAAAGATAATCagctatatttttgttgttttcattaatgcATTTCCTTCACAATTCTGACAGACCAGTTTTGTGTCTAACTTTTTTTGGGTGGTACATACATAGCTAAGTtgatttgtatctttttttagtaa comes from the Portunus trituberculatus isolate SZX2019 chromosome 29, ASM1759143v1, whole genome shotgun sequence genome and includes:
- the LOC123510607 gene encoding uncharacterized protein LOC123510607 isoform X1, whose translation is MALHEFSQEDLLGKKYNELLKISKTFGIKTSKRLKTEKLIEAILKCQQEEVFVSLSQDAAAVASALDGATHTHQDTEAATTTLDGATHSQHTPQDELLLDVQFPDCGPRDLLNCHSDSPTDTSLLEDTVTGKEKVAVSASAGQCQTHKRSGTYEVEEMDAESWGNEGRKLQRSSTFDLSTSNDTILPIDEKTDENSKQMSVLMEKITMCRTRRNTLAQHTHNAQGTVGDSQPTNKEGLSRSCKRRRSQTEPTSKESVPSSFRRSRLSISSSAKRRRQSVVVTPSAPAPPLRSSSLQRQSCSTPSKTPALINFTTTTTSSTTNALFTIGCGNKKDAVEGVQNGKPGTQDKAASAIPRFMSYARRLKVPNFARIHEQAFQRMDSLDDYVGKRRARHDTLGSTTKKKQQDKAEVFQPSVTSVKNLNFNFTGESAAEVHDETKASQTVIKHRTAPSHSQPRDTMIKSSKKSVNTPQDARVSRRITQEVKPANVFTSSAKKSVARKSPRLSCKPPLNSAHKISPRQALKTPLNLGKECQNQKQSHEMSPKTEDNTLPTTGRKLRTGDRPKASPRLTKKIPTVTFPAFGSHLKENCCPGPNEADSPASVRKRMQDYSKSVAASARSYVPYKGGVKPMKQRDNLKNLAQRKHNVKSSKEIREGQKNILKGVRLNKRFELQMANRGIKL
- the LOC123510607 gene encoding uncharacterized protein LOC123510607 isoform X2 is translated as MALHEFSQEDLLGKKYNELLKISKTFGIKTSKRLKTEKLIEAILKCQQEEVFVSLSQDAAAVASALDGATHTHQDTEAATTTLDGATHSQHTPQDELLLDVQFPDCGPRDLLNCHSDSPTDTSTDENSKQMSVLMEKITMCRTRRNTLAQHTHNAQGTVGDSQPTNKEGLSRSCKRRRSQTEPTSKESVPSSFRRSRLSISSSAKRRRQSVVVTPSAPAPPLRSSSLQRQSCSTPSKTPALINFTTTTTSSTTNALFTIGCGNKKDAVEGVQNGKPGTQDKAASAIPRFMSYARRLKVPNFARIHEQAFQRMDSLDDYVGKRRARHDTLGSTTKKKQQDKAEVFQPSVTSVKNLNFNFTGESAAEVHDETKASQTVIKHRTAPSHSQPRDTMIKSSKKSVNTPQDARVSRRITQEVKPANVFTSSAKKSVARKSPRLSCKPPLNSAHKISPRQALKTPLNLGKECQNQKQSHEMSPKTEDNTLPTTGRKLRTGDRPKASPRLTKKIPTVTFPAFGSHLKENCCPGPNEADSPASVRKRMQDYSKSVAASARSYVPYKGGVKPMKQRDNLKNLAQRKHNVKSSKEIREGQKNILKGVRLNKRFELQMANRGIKL